The Mytilus galloprovincialis chromosome 2, xbMytGall1.hap1.1, whole genome shotgun sequence genome has a window encoding:
- the LOC143063776 gene encoding toll-like receptor 4 encodes MNVYNSMKCICVLYIWNVCLTCCYTKHCIVTYSGKVVTCDCSNMDFHIVPRHIPTNTTILDLSSNNIALLHNETFMQLTKLRTLIIHTSRLTYIDVNAFKGLENLQNLDLRVNFLDVGSLPMSVFNSTPNLLNLQLSDNTFSGEYPDKSLSFLSNLRSLSINGIRNGRFGDGFKYLKSLRMLHFMPCFITHLTNETFLVFDNLPIEDIDISCAIRKVEYGTLAPFKSLNVLKISHNSFIRLSDLIPILIPLKDSNMSEIDLSYNYRARTGSDILTPKHFTILGQICVKSLILAKNQISVIRTGSFSAIKYKNCLEHLDLARNSIYGDTGSALELFQLTGLKTIDASQQDPLSPWNVGLLSRNISKFLMFPANNVSDVFKMGNTIYTFPLPPNLEEVYAERLVIKASHLANVNFTHGRKLRVLDFNWTPINSCTGRLRGIDHLEIFKISGFNCSLIDLSFFQSFKKLKVLESRSANLGRGLLEDKEGKILKGLFELQQIDFSANQFKHLNPSLFRSQYKSLLKVILSSNILTEINMKFSKFSKLNYIDLSDNRIRYLEKGTIKELDMLNIKSMDKLELLLQGNMFECNCDSLHFIEWLHFTNVTLDNGRNYSCRYFDGSYKTTAFAFQNLHDLKTRCVSKVWLIFSVLLSVLLIMIIIASGIAYKYRITLQYWYLTIRRKYRHYSKLEGESKEYRYSAFVAYHNADYKWVCGPLSSFLEKEKEQSLCLHHRDFLPGNLIADNIVEAVSQSRKVILVISETFLESSWCEFELDMARMQMFQESRNMLIVILVQNIPAKSMPKSLLRIWNKVTCLEAYDSDILLENDNFEHIFWNRLYEAVLL; translated from the coding sequence atgaatgtttataatTCAATGAAGTGCATTTGTGTACTGTATATATGGAATGTTTGTTTAACATGTTGTTATACCAAACATTGTATTGTAACATATTCCGGAAAAGTGGTCACATGTGACTGTTCAAACATGGATTTCCACATAGTTCCGAGGCATATACCAACCAACACAACAATATTAGATTTATCAAGCAACAATATCGCTTTGCTACATAATGAAACATTCATGCAATTGACTAAACTTCGAACATTGATCATTCACACATCAAGATTAACCTACATTGATGTGAATGCGTTTAAAGGCCTTGAAAACCTTCAAAATCTTGATCTCAGGGTGAACTTTTTGGATGTTGGGTCGTTACCTATGAGTGTGTTCAACAGTACTCCTAATTTACTTAATTTACAGTTATCCGATAATACATTCTCTGGAGAATATCCCGATAAATCCTTAAGTTTTCTCTCTAACCTACGGAGTCTTAGTATCAATGGAATTCGAAATGGACGTTTTGGTGatggtttcaaatatttaaaaagccttCGGATGTTGCATTTTATGCCATGCTTCATCACGCATCTAACAAATGAAACATTCTTAGTGTTCGATAATTTACCTATAGAAGACATTGATATCTCTTGTGCAATTAGGAAAGTTGAATATGGAACACTTGCTCCTTTTAAATCACTCAATGTATTAAAAATATCTCATAATTCATTTATACGGTTATCGGATTTGATACCCATTCTTATACCGTTGAAAGACAGTAATATGAGCGAAATTGATTTGTCCTACAACTATAGAGCTCGTACTGGATCTGACATCTTAACACCTAAACATTTCACAATTCTTGGTCAAATTTGTGTAAAAAGCTTAATACTAGCAAAAAATCAAATTAGTGTTATCAGAACTGGTTCGTTTTCTGCCATAAAATACAAGAACTGTTTAGAACATTTAGATCTTGCGCGGAATAGCATATATGGCGATACAGGTTCAGCGCTTGAATTATTCCAGCTGACAGGCTTAAAAACAATAGATGCATCACAACAGGACCCACTTAGTCCTTGGAATGTCGGATTGCTCAGTCGTAACATATCCAAGTTTTTGATGTTCCCAGCTAACAATGTGTCAGACGTCTTTAAGATGGGAAATACTATTTACACTTTTCCTTTACCGCCTAATTTAGAGGAAGTTTATGCCGAACGTTTAGTTATAAAAGCCTCACATCTTGCAAATGTTAACTTTACACATGGACGTAAATTAAGAGTATTAGATTTTAACTGGACACCAATCAACAGTTGCACTGGACGTTTACGTGGAATTGACCATCTTGAGATATTTAAAATATCTGGATTCAATTGTTCGTTAATTGATTTATCCTTTTTTCAGTCATTTAAAAAACTTAAAGTTCTAGAAAGTCGAAGCGCAAATTTAGGTCGTGGTTTGCTAGAGGACAAGGAGGGGAAAATTCTGAAAGGACTGTTCGAACTTCAACAAATTGATTTTTCAGCAAaccaatttaaacatttaaatccTTCATTgttcagatctcagtacaaatcGTTATTGAAGGTAATTTTGTCAAGTAATATTCTAACAGAGATCAATAtgaagttttcaaaattttcaaaactgAATTACATTGATTTATCAGATAATAGAATTAGATATTTAGAGAAAGGAACAATAAAAGAATTAGATATGCTGAACATAAAATCAATGGATAAACTTGAACTGCTATTACAAGGTAATATGTTTGAATGCAACTGTGATTCTTTGCATTTTATAGAATGGCTTCATTTTACAAATGTGACGCTAGACAATGGTAGAAACTACTCGTGTAGGTACTTTGACGGAAGCTATAAAACAACAGCATTTGCATTCCAAAATTTGCATGACTTAAAAACAAGGTGTGTTTCCAAAGTATGGCTGATTTTCTCTGTGTTATTATCAGTTTTATTGATAATGATAATTATAGCCAGTGGAATAGCATACAAATACAGAATAACTCTTCAATATTGGTACCTAACTATTCGCCGGAAATACCGCCATTATTCTAAATTGGAGGGTGAGTCAAAGGAGTATAGGTATAGTGCGTTTGTGGCGTATCACAATGCAGACTACAAATGGGTGTGTGGTCCATTAAGTTCATTTCTCGAAAAAGAAAAGGAACAGTCTCTGTGTCTCCATCATCGTGATTTTTTACCTGGTAACCTAATAGCGGATAATATTGTTGAAGCTGTCTCCCAAAGTCGAAAAGTTATTTTAGTGATAAGTGAAACATTTCTGGAAAGTTCTTGGTGTGAATTCGAACTTGATATGGCTCGAATGCAAATGTTTCAAGAAAGTCGTAATATGTTGATTGTTATTTTAGTCCAAAATATTCCAGCTAAAAGTATGCCTAAATCTCTTTTGCGGATTTGGAACAAAGTTACGTGCCTAGAGGCATATGATAGTGATATTCTACttgaaaatgacaattttgaacatatattttggAATCGTTTATACGAAGCTGTACTTTTATGA